A portion of the Sulfurospirillum diekertiae genome contains these proteins:
- a CDS encoding FecR domain-containing protein encodes MSKWWRLGILMCLLISTPVWAAIGKVSLLKGEAIANRDQKIVSLTSGAALEEHDIITTRANSQIQLTFEDKTVITLGSESVLDIKEYLNDAEHPKAKFKFSQGTFKSITGQIGKKAPENFKLETSTATIGIRGTTVAGTAAAEGSQNTVELLACLDGEIVVSNNHGSVIISSGYFTLVSPNMPPPPPVVMTPQQIQQLYQGAINARPPLPEHEQNEAENTPPPPSPQQQIQPPSPTMPALAEQASQTNTSTNIAHAITNHVEEIFNNNGNNGNNGNNGNLTYPTFNPPLQATSDASGIINLVGMATSTYTQDGMTLTSATDTLTLNLDTSDDSITTDSSILLDRGDVNYPVSLAKTKDSNTMTYKGNDKFSIKNFDNQDGWMQTENTYTNDYVSWGYDWAMKINNDSKLLSSTNYWVAGKNVDADTANNYITTKIHETSTTSYAYNGHVIGSVSDGVNNYSINPTNNNDVKLNFNFGAGSGSLLNTSYIQFQTNQTTPQTWKISPSGTIEGGSFNLQKEANVAINGTTNNASLSTIRGQFYGNEVQAVGGTFNATAGTNTATGVFKAVK; translated from the coding sequence ATGTCTAAATGGTGGCGTTTAGGTATTTTGATGTGTCTTCTAATAAGCACACCGGTCTGGGCAGCTATCGGTAAAGTTTCGCTTTTAAAGGGTGAAGCCATTGCCAACCGCGATCAAAAAATAGTTTCACTTACCAGTGGAGCAGCACTGGAAGAACATGACATCATTACAACACGCGCAAATAGCCAAATTCAACTCACGTTTGAAGATAAAACGGTCATAACCTTGGGTAGCGAGAGTGTATTAGATATTAAAGAGTATCTCAATGATGCCGAACACCCTAAAGCAAAATTCAAATTTAGCCAAGGCACTTTTAAAAGTATCACGGGACAAATTGGTAAAAAAGCACCTGAAAATTTTAAACTTGAAACATCCACTGCCACGATTGGTATTCGGGGTACAACCGTTGCAGGTACAGCTGCTGCAGAAGGTTCACAAAATACTGTAGAACTTCTTGCATGCCTTGATGGAGAAATTGTTGTTTCGAATAATCATGGTAGTGTTATTATAAGCTCGGGATACTTTACACTCGTAAGTCCAAATATGCCGCCACCGCCGCCTGTAGTTATGACGCCACAGCAAATACAGCAGTTGTACCAAGGGGCAATCAATGCACGACCACCATTGCCAGAGCATGAACAAAATGAAGCTGAAAATACACCACCTCCGCCATCACCACAGCAACAAATTCAACCACCCTCTCCTACTATGCCAGCATTAGCAGAGCAAGCTTCTCAAACCAATACTTCAACCAATATCGCTCACGCTATCACTAATCATGTAGAAGAAATTTTCAACAACAATGGAAACAATGGAAACAATGGAAACAACGGAAATTTGACATATCCAACCTTTAATCCACCACTACAAGCGACTTCCGATGCGTCTGGCATCATTAATCTCGTTGGTATGGCAACTTCCACATACACTCAAGATGGTATGACGTTAACCAGTGCCACAGATACTTTGACACTCAATCTTGATACGAGTGATGATAGTATCACCACCGATAGCTCTATTTTATTGGATCGTGGTGATGTTAACTACCCTGTATCTTTAGCTAAAACCAAAGATTCCAATACAATGACCTATAAAGGCAATGATAAATTTTCTATCAAAAATTTTGATAACCAAGACGGATGGATGCAAACCGAAAATACCTATACCAATGACTATGTTTCATGGGGGTATGACTGGGCAATGAAAATCAACAATGACAGTAAACTCCTAAGCAGCACTAACTATTGGGTTGCAGGTAAAAATGTAGATGCCGATACCGCCAATAATTATATTACCACTAAAATTCACGAGACATCCACCACATCCTATGCCTATAATGGTCATGTTATCGGGTCGGTCAGCGATGGAGTCAACAACTACAGCATTAACCCCACCAACAACAATGATGTCAAATTAAATTTTAATTTTGGGGCGGGGAGTGGTAGCCTCTTAAATACCAGTTATATTCAATTCCAAACCAATCAAACAACTCCTCAAACATGGAAAATTTCCCCTTCTGGCACGATTGAAGGAGGAAGTTTTAATCTTCAAAAAGAAGCGAATGTGGCTATTAATGGTACTACTAATAATGCTAGCCTCAGCACCATTAGAGGTCAGTTCTATGGTAATGAGGTTCAAGCCGTCGGTGGGACATTTAATGCAACAGCGGGCACCAATACCGCTACTGGCGTTTTTAAGGCGGTCAAATAA
- a CDS encoding porin family protein has product MKLSHIVLIALLGTHLLAQEPTSGELYSSAQKAYTQNDFATAYSLFEQLFEQTPNNAEINFFVGRCALELRHYDEAVAAFDRVLILNPKHTRTHLEMARLYFERKQLELAQSELDLVLNEQLPSDVRDSAMAFKHTIDENLSRHRFGGALIVGGGYDSNVNNDIGAKQFTIPALNIPISGNAKNGDGYGFSTFVFNHSYDFGDRGGWSLENSFIAYDKLYSQSSLNNLVLFSLSSAPTWSENKTTVALPVTFDRVYIDGKGYLANIGAGVKSSYLLDPLSQIEGGYSFKRGYYHDETYDVNAHLLFINYRRIIGENLFALGLHTSYGINKEVESVRTDVQDKEWKYGLDLSKEFTKDFRSSLGYTRTSTNYDDVDTIFLTKRQDDKDQYELSFGYTLQKNLSLGASVMYSNNHSNHDPYTYDKINALASIMWAF; this is encoded by the coding sequence ATGAAACTCTCACATATTGTGCTCATTGCTCTTCTTGGGACACACCTTTTGGCACAAGAACCAACATCTGGAGAACTTTATAGTTCGGCTCAAAAAGCCTATACTCAAAATGACTTTGCTACGGCATATTCACTTTTTGAACAGCTTTTTGAACAAACACCCAACAACGCCGAAATTAACTTTTTTGTGGGACGATGTGCCTTAGAACTTCGTCATTATGACGAGGCTGTCGCAGCATTTGATCGTGTGCTAATTCTCAACCCAAAACACACACGCACTCACCTTGAAATGGCACGCCTCTACTTTGAACGCAAACAGTTAGAGCTTGCACAAAGTGAACTTGACCTCGTCTTGAATGAACAACTTCCTAGCGATGTACGAGACTCCGCTATGGCATTTAAACACACCATTGATGAAAATCTGAGCCGCCATCGCTTTGGAGGAGCCCTCATTGTAGGTGGAGGATACGATAGTAATGTCAATAATGATATCGGCGCAAAACAGTTCACCATACCCGCTTTAAATATCCCGATCTCAGGTAATGCAAAAAATGGAGATGGCTATGGTTTTTCAACGTTTGTTTTCAACCACAGTTATGACTTTGGTGATCGCGGTGGATGGAGTTTGGAAAATAGCTTCATAGCTTACGATAAACTCTACTCCCAATCGAGCCTAAACAACCTCGTTCTCTTTTCACTCTCAAGTGCACCAACATGGAGTGAAAATAAAACCACCGTAGCACTTCCTGTCACATTTGATCGTGTTTATATCGATGGCAAAGGCTATCTTGCCAATATTGGAGCAGGCGTTAAAAGCAGTTATCTTCTTGACCCGCTCTCTCAAATTGAGGGGGGCTATAGCTTTAAGCGAGGGTATTATCACGATGAGACATACGATGTCAATGCACATCTGCTCTTTATCAATTATCGACGTATCATCGGCGAAAACCTCTTTGCATTAGGACTTCATACCAGTTATGGCATTAACAAAGAAGTAGAGTCTGTGCGCACCGATGTGCAAGATAAAGAGTGGAAATACGGGCTTGATCTCTCTAAAGAATTTACCAAAGATTTTAGAAGTTCTTTAGGTTATACCCGCACTTCAACCAACTATGACGATGTGGATACTATTTTCTTGACTAAGCGCCAAGATGACAAAGACCAATATGAACTCTCTTTTGGCTACACACTCCAAAAGAACCTCTCTTTAGGAGCCAGTGTCATGTACAGTAACAATCACTCGAATCACGATCCTTATACTTACGATAAGATAAACGCACTTGCTAGCATTATGTGGGCATTCTAG
- a CDS encoding methyltransferase domain-containing protein, with the protein MTAKHIKEFSKNAYRYDDYTALQQDIAHYLVSHITNNPKTILDLGCGSGAVFKNIVWQIERFTGVDSAQGMCDLHPTGNEVEVICEDFESPTLLSKLTLPYDLLVSSSALQWANDIETLISQMVFTCKEGAFAIFTDKTFETIYAMSHLPTFLPNAQNLVEIFATHFTCNYEIKTFRLFFDDNLSKFRYIKKSGVSGGQRRLNVTQTKALIQNYPHEYLEFEVLFVWGTPKEA; encoded by the coding sequence ATGACTGCAAAACATATCAAAGAATTTTCGAAAAATGCCTATCGTTACGATGACTACACGGCATTACAACAAGATATAGCGCACTATTTGGTTTCTCATATTACGAATAATCCTAAAACTATTTTAGATTTGGGGTGTGGAAGTGGTGCAGTATTTAAAAATATTGTATGGCAGATAGAGCGCTTTACAGGAGTGGATAGTGCTCAGGGTATGTGTGATCTTCACCCTACAGGTAACGAGGTTGAAGTCATCTGTGAGGATTTTGAATCGCCTACACTACTTTCGAAATTGACACTACCCTACGATCTTTTGGTCTCTTCTTCTGCGTTGCAATGGGCCAATGATATTGAAACGTTAATCTCTCAAATGGTCTTTACATGTAAAGAGGGAGCATTTGCCATTTTTACCGATAAAACCTTTGAAACCATCTATGCGATGAGTCATCTCCCTACCTTTTTACCCAATGCACAAAACTTAGTCGAAATATTTGCAACCCATTTTACATGTAACTATGAAATCAAAACGTTTCGCCTCTTTTTTGATGACAATCTTTCAAAATTTCGCTACATCAAAAAAAGTGGTGTCAGTGGTGGGCAAAGAAGGTTAAACGTTACACAAACCAAAGCATTGATTCAAAATTATCCGCATGAGTATCTTGAATTTGAAGTGCTTTTTGTTTGGGGTACGCCCAAAGAAGCTTAA
- a CDS encoding molybdopterin-containing oxidoreductase family protein: protein MKVEISRRRFLQGSVAMSIAGGVSLSSSSIMASATSPAKKVGNEDKRVATLCEMCVNKCAAIAHVHNGVVEKLDPNPLFPKSRNMLCARGNSGIQALYDPDRLKYPLIRDGEKGSGKFKRVSWDEAYAYINEKLTKILDEEKDNRSTVAFCAGEGMAEHTFKSFFTMFGSSHFLNHASLCLATTVSGYSLTIGGYGQADLDNAKYVIMAGANRAEAIVTPDTMDFFKRTKGRGAKLVTVDPRFTNTAAKSDKWLAINVGTDLAFVLALTYVAIKEEIYNKAFVENYFNGFDAYKEHILSNNYTPEWAEKITGIKAADIYQVARDFMVNAPQSIYYQGRRTTWSKNDFQLRRAQAIFSALGGGVDIKGGICFGKSLALVEHEIPSPMYAQAKPRIEKDEAAVVGGSGSWVAFRNMVLEKRSPYPIRALFNYKHNPMQNMPNNAKTAEFLKNLDLVVTIDTMPSDTVMLSDVILPECTYLERTDPVVSFGGIEPSIAQRNKVVDPMFESKPIMEIMRGLSAKLSKPLFEITKKYDEDVQSSIEDDGEDKVYGDFDLTKPFASSQEELNEHAVAKYEGAAEILKEKGVFYPNMNEYFKKTGVNDYEYYPDAKRAYSVRNTKFATPSGKVECSVPALAKKGIDAMPVWKKEYEMAVPAGKFRFITGRHAQFTQSGTSNNRMLLNLVPENFAWINKRTAEKMGIKFGDKIEVVSKVGKTTIKAYPTEKIGPDTLFFIHGFGNYSEALTRAYHNGGNDAAIIEDSMEPMHGASCLHDTIVEIRKV from the coding sequence ATGAAAGTAGAGATCTCGAGAAGGAGATTTCTTCAAGGGAGTGTAGCGATGTCTATCGCTGGCGGAGTGAGCCTTAGTTCCTCTTCCATTATGGCGAGCGCTACATCACCAGCCAAAAAAGTTGGCAATGAAGATAAAAGAGTAGCAACATTATGTGAGATGTGTGTTAATAAATGTGCAGCCATTGCGCATGTACACAATGGAGTCGTTGAAAAACTTGATCCGAACCCACTTTTTCCAAAATCACGCAATATGCTTTGCGCAAGAGGCAATTCAGGTATTCAAGCACTGTACGATCCTGATCGCTTGAAGTATCCGTTAATTCGTGATGGAGAAAAAGGGAGTGGTAAGTTTAAGCGTGTCAGTTGGGATGAAGCGTATGCTTACATTAATGAAAAACTCACCAAGATTTTAGATGAAGAAAAAGATAACCGTTCAACGGTAGCTTTTTGTGCAGGTGAAGGTATGGCAGAACATACGTTTAAAAGTTTCTTTACAATGTTTGGCTCTTCTCATTTTCTTAACCATGCAAGTCTTTGTCTTGCAACAACCGTTTCAGGGTATTCACTCACCATTGGCGGCTATGGTCAAGCCGATTTGGACAATGCTAAGTATGTCATTATGGCAGGAGCCAATCGTGCGGAAGCTATTGTGACTCCCGATACCATGGATTTTTTCAAACGAACCAAAGGTCGTGGCGCAAAACTCGTAACCGTCGATCCTCGCTTTACCAATACTGCAGCCAAAAGTGACAAATGGCTTGCTATTAATGTTGGAACTGATTTAGCCTTTGTTCTAGCACTCACTTATGTTGCGATCAAAGAAGAGATTTACAATAAAGCATTTGTTGAAAACTATTTTAATGGTTTTGATGCCTATAAAGAACATATTTTAAGTAACAACTATACCCCCGAATGGGCTGAAAAAATTACGGGTATTAAAGCTGCTGATATTTACCAAGTTGCACGTGATTTTATGGTGAATGCGCCTCAATCAATTTACTACCAAGGAAGACGTACGACATGGTCTAAAAATGATTTCCAATTGCGTCGTGCTCAAGCGATCTTTAGCGCATTGGGTGGTGGTGTTGATATTAAAGGCGGTATCTGTTTTGGTAAAAGTTTAGCGCTCGTCGAGCATGAAATTCCTTCTCCCATGTATGCACAAGCAAAACCAAGAATTGAAAAAGATGAAGCAGCCGTTGTGGGTGGTTCTGGTTCATGGGTCGCTTTTAGAAACATGGTGTTAGAAAAAAGAAGCCCCTATCCGATTCGTGCACTGTTTAACTACAAACATAACCCTATGCAAAATATGCCAAACAATGCTAAAACAGCAGAGTTCCTTAAAAACTTGGATTTAGTCGTTACGATTGATACGATGCCAAGTGATACCGTGATGCTCAGTGATGTTATCTTACCGGAGTGTACTTACTTAGAGCGAACCGATCCTGTTGTCTCTTTTGGGGGTATTGAGCCTTCTATAGCACAACGCAATAAAGTGGTTGATCCTATGTTTGAGAGTAAGCCGATTATGGAAATTATGCGTGGACTCAGCGCAAAACTTTCAAAACCACTGTTTGAAATCACAAAAAAATACGATGAAGATGTGCAATCATCCATTGAAGATGATGGCGAAGATAAAGTATATGGAGATTTTGATCTTACCAAGCCATTTGCTTCTTCACAAGAAGAGCTGAATGAACATGCTGTTGCTAAGTATGAAGGTGCCGCAGAAATATTAAAAGAAAAAGGTGTTTTCTATCCTAATATGAATGAATATTTCAAAAAAACGGGTGTGAATGACTACGAATACTATCCCGATGCAAAACGCGCTTATTCTGTAAGGAATACTAAATTTGCTACGCCATCAGGTAAAGTTGAGTGTTCAGTCCCAGCACTTGCTAAAAAAGGTATTGATGCGATGCCTGTATGGAAAAAAGAGTATGAAATGGCAGTTCCTGCTGGTAAATTTAGATTTATAACCGGTCGCCATGCCCAATTTACACAATCTGGTACATCGAACAATCGCATGTTACTCAATCTTGTCCCTGAAAATTTTGCATGGATTAATAAACGTACAGCAGAAAAAATGGGTATCAAATTTGGTGATAAAATTGAAGTCGTCAGTAAAGTGGGTAAAACAACGATTAAAGCGTATCCAACAGAGAAAATTGGACCCGATACACTCTTCTTTATCCATGGATTTGGTAATTACTCTGAAGCATTAACGCGTGCATATCATAATGGCGGCAATGATGCAGCAATTATTGAAGATAGCATGGAGCCAATGCATGGAGCTTCTTGTCTTCATGACACAATTGTAGAAATTAGAAAGGTTTGA
- a CDS encoding CHASE2 domain-containing protein — protein MRKSLLQLLFTFIVMAGSVVGYLYESSFWLPFEYKIKDRMLQSRGEITGDENIVIIDIDEKSLKTLGQWPWSRDKIARLLQNLSDLGVAIVGLDVVFAEADNSSPQKVLAQLGLPHKDVPDYDTIFAETIAHTPTVVGYVFALTPDSIQPEGNPKSAAILVEQNRPKRSSLIKPYRAILNIPQIQKQAYSSGYFNTIPDNDGIVRSVPLVMEYDGVLYPSLSLEMVRIALGEKKINIVYDENGLRQIEIGEHIIPTDFFGRLMVNYRGGQNSYRYISAIDVYNNRVDPLHVKDKIALLGTSAAGLLDLRSTPFESVYAGVEVHANAIDNMLHEDYISQPIWARGVDLLSIVILSIVTLVALLVPSAFFSFIALVILNLIVVITHYYCMVYQGILLNTILPLFAINILFIVGQAMNYFLEIRQKELIKHKFSSKVSPAVMNNILSSGDDILQGIEKEITIFFSDLRNFTGISEAAGEPKHLIHLMNAYMDPMSQIIIHQGGTVDKFIGDAIMAYWNAPISTPNHADKAVTAALQQLHHLKALNATIRTNPEFETITAMADQKGVPIIDIGIGINTGVAIVGEMGTSNRSDYTVIGDPINLGSRLESLCKYYHSHLTISHFTKNKLKGAYLFRFLDLVTVKGKHEPIEVWQIHDFDTLQTEPLYATSYEELQEELRLHHEAIELYRKADFTEALKCFEALNRRENKTNEAIYPLYIERCLHYIAFPPSSFNGVFVHTTKG, from the coding sequence ATGCGTAAAAGCCTACTTCAACTCCTTTTTACCTTTATCGTTATGGCAGGGAGTGTTGTAGGCTATCTTTATGAAAGCTCCTTTTGGCTTCCTTTTGAGTATAAAATTAAAGATAGGATGCTGCAAAGTAGAGGTGAAATCACAGGCGATGAAAATATTGTGATTATAGACATCGACGAAAAGAGTCTCAAGACATTGGGACAATGGCCTTGGAGTCGCGATAAAATAGCAAGACTTTTGCAAAATCTCTCCGATCTTGGCGTTGCCATTGTAGGACTCGACGTCGTTTTTGCTGAAGCTGATAATAGCTCCCCTCAAAAAGTTTTAGCACAATTGGGATTGCCCCATAAAGATGTGCCTGATTATGATACTATTTTTGCCGAAACGATTGCGCATACACCTACCGTTGTGGGCTATGTTTTTGCGCTCACACCTGACTCGATCCAACCAGAAGGCAATCCAAAATCAGCGGCAATTCTTGTAGAGCAAAACCGCCCCAAACGCTCTTCTTTGATTAAGCCATACCGTGCCATTCTCAACATTCCTCAGATTCAAAAACAAGCTTACTCAAGTGGCTATTTCAACACGATTCCTGATAACGATGGCATCGTACGAAGTGTTCCATTAGTGATGGAATATGATGGTGTTCTCTACCCCTCTTTGAGCCTAGAAATGGTACGCATTGCGCTTGGTGAAAAAAAAATCAACATTGTGTATGATGAAAATGGGCTGCGCCAAATTGAAATTGGTGAACATATTATTCCCACAGACTTTTTTGGACGCTTAATGGTGAACTATCGCGGAGGTCAAAACAGCTACCGCTATATTTCTGCCATTGATGTCTATAACAACCGTGTTGATCCTTTACATGTAAAAGATAAAATAGCCCTTTTAGGCACTTCTGCAGCGGGTCTTTTGGATCTAAGAAGTACACCATTTGAAAGTGTCTACGCAGGGGTAGAGGTTCATGCCAATGCGATTGATAATATGCTCCATGAAGATTACATTTCACAACCTATTTGGGCGCGCGGTGTCGATCTACTCAGTATCGTGATACTTTCAATCGTTACCTTGGTGGCGTTACTGGTTCCTAGTGCATTTTTTAGTTTTATCGCCCTTGTGATACTTAACCTCATCGTCGTCATCACGCATTACTATTGCATGGTATATCAAGGTATTTTACTCAATACGATTTTGCCGCTATTTGCCATTAACATTCTCTTTATTGTGGGACAAGCCATGAACTACTTTTTGGAAATTCGTCAAAAAGAGCTTATTAAACATAAATTTTCAAGTAAAGTCAGCCCTGCCGTTATGAACAATATTCTCTCTAGTGGAGACGATATTCTACAAGGTATCGAAAAAGAGATCACCATCTTTTTTTCCGATTTACGTAACTTTACAGGTATTTCAGAAGCAGCAGGTGAGCCAAAACATCTTATTCACCTAATGAATGCCTATATGGATCCCATGAGTCAAATTATCATTCACCAAGGAGGCACAGTCGATAAATTTATCGGCGATGCGATTATGGCGTATTGGAATGCACCTATTAGCACCCCTAATCATGCGGATAAAGCTGTCACTGCTGCACTCCAACAACTTCATCATCTCAAGGCACTCAATGCCACTATTCGTACCAATCCAGAGTTTGAAACCATTACGGCCATGGCAGATCAAAAAGGAGTGCCTATTATCGATATTGGTATTGGTATCAATACAGGTGTTGCCATTGTTGGGGAGATGGGAACAAGCAATAGAAGTGATTATACGGTCATTGGCGATCCCATTAACCTAGGCTCAAGGCTTGAATCATTATGCAAATACTATCATTCGCACCTCACTATTTCCCATTTCACCAAAAATAAACTCAAAGGTGCTTACCTCTTTCGCTTCTTAGATTTAGTAACCGTTAAAGGCAAACATGAACCTATAGAAGTATGGCAAATCCATGATTTTGATACACTCCAAACCGAGCCGCTTTACGCAACATCGTATGAAGAGCTCCAAGAGGAATTACGTTTACACCACGAAGCCATTGAACTTTATAGAAAAGCTGATTTTACTGAAGCACTCAAATGTTTTGAAGCATTGAATCGAAGAGAAAATAAAACCAATGAGGCAATCTATCCTCTGTATATTGAACGCTGTTTGCACTATATCGCGTTTCCACCTTCTTCATTTAATGGTGTTTTTGTACACACCACCAAAGGATAA